A genomic region of Barnesiella viscericola DSM 18177 contains the following coding sequences:
- the mobC gene encoding conjugal transfer protein MobC yields MQQEDDLRGLAKVMEFMRAISILFVVIHVYWYCYQAITDLGVNIGVVDRILLNFQRTAGLFKNLLLTKMFALIFLALSCLGTKGVKNRKMTWEKIYGAYISGLVLFFMNWWMLSLPLSPMVNAALYTATLTVGYILLLMAGIWTSRMFRHNLMDDVFNTANESFMQETRLMENEYSVNLPTKFVYQGREWDGWINVVNPFRASIVLGTPGSGKSYAVVNNYIKQQISKGFALYLYDYKFDDLSIIAYNELLKNLDKYKVKPEFYVINFDDPRRSHRCNPINPQFMADISDAYESAYTILLNLNKTWIQKQGDFFVESPIILLAAIIWYLRIYKEGRYCTFPHAIEFLNKPYADIFTILTSYPSLENYLSPFMDAWKGGAQDQLQGQIASAKIPLSRMISPQLYWVMTGDDFTLDLNNPQAPKILCVGNNPDRQNIYSAALGLYNSRIVKLINKKGQLKSSIIIDELPTIYFRGIDNLIATARSNKVAVCLGFQDFSQLARDYGDKEAKVIQNTVGNIFSGQVVGETAKNLSERFGKILQQRQSVSINRQDTSTSINTQLDFLIPASKIANLSQGTFVGSVADNFGEEIDQKIFHSRIIVDSARVAAETKAYKKIPVINDFLDEDGNDIMQEQIERNYSQIKNDVEQIIADEMERIKNDPELQHLLPPEDNGEGGEK; encoded by the coding sequence ATGCAACAGGAAGATGACCTCAGGGGATTGGCGAAAGTCATGGAATTCATGCGCGCCATCTCCATCTTATTCGTAGTGATACATGTTTACTGGTATTGCTACCAGGCTATAACCGACCTTGGCGTGAACATCGGAGTCGTGGACCGCATACTGCTGAACTTCCAGCGGACTGCGGGACTTTTCAAGAACCTTCTTCTCACAAAGATGTTCGCTCTGATATTCCTCGCCCTGTCATGCCTCGGCACCAAGGGCGTCAAGAACCGGAAGATGACATGGGAGAAAATCTACGGAGCCTACATATCGGGACTCGTGCTTTTCTTCATGAACTGGTGGATGCTTTCCTTGCCATTGTCTCCGATGGTGAATGCGGCGTTATACACCGCGACACTCACGGTCGGATACATACTGCTGCTCATGGCCGGAATATGGACAAGCCGCATGTTCCGCCACAACCTCATGGACGATGTGTTCAACACGGCCAACGAGAGCTTCATGCAGGAGACACGCCTCATGGAGAATGAGTATTCGGTGAATCTGCCTACCAAGTTTGTGTATCAGGGACGCGAATGGGACGGATGGATAAACGTGGTAAATCCGTTCCGCGCTTCGATAGTTCTCGGTACGCCCGGTTCCGGCAAGAGCTACGCGGTGGTGAACAACTACATCAAGCAACAGATTTCCAAAGGGTTCGCGCTATACCTGTATGACTACAAGTTTGATGACCTATCCATCATCGCCTACAACGAGCTGCTCAAAAACCTTGACAAATACAAGGTGAAGCCGGAGTTCTATGTGATAAATTTCGACGATCCTCGCCGCTCGCACAGGTGCAATCCTATCAATCCGCAGTTCATGGCGGATATCAGCGACGCATACGAATCGGCATACACCATACTCTTGAATCTGAACAAGACTTGGATACAGAAACAGGGAGATTTCTTCGTTGAGTCGCCGATTATCCTGCTCGCCGCTATAATATGGTACCTCCGTATATATAAGGAAGGACGCTACTGTACCTTCCCCCATGCCATCGAGTTCCTAAATAAGCCGTATGCCGACATATTCACCATTCTCACCTCATATCCCTCGCTTGAAAACTACCTGTCCCCCTTTATGGACGCATGGAAAGGGGGCGCCCAGGACCAACTTCAAGGCCAGATAGCTTCCGCGAAAATCCCACTGTCGAGGATGATTTCGCCGCAGCTGTACTGGGTTATGACAGGCGATGATTTCACGCTCGACCTGAACAATCCGCAGGCTCCCAAAATCCTCTGTGTAGGCAATAATCCGGATAGGCAAAACATATATTCGGCTGCCCTCGGACTATATAACAGCCGAATAGTAAAGCTGATAAACAAGAAAGGACAGCTCAAGAGTTCAATCATCATTGACGAGCTGCCGACCATATATTTTCGCGGCATCGACAACCTCATTGCCACTGCACGCTCCAACAAGGTAGCGGTATGTCTCGGCTTCCAGGACTTCTCCCAACTTGCGCGAGACTATGGCGACAAGGAGGCGAAGGTAATCCAGAACACTGTCGGCAATATCTTCAGCGGGCAGGTCGTCGGCGAGACGGCAAAGAACTTGTCGGAGCGTTTCGGAAAGATACTCCAGCAGCGCCAGTCGGTATCCATCAACCGACAGGATACTTCCACCTCGATAAACACCCAGCTCGATTTCCTCATTCCCGCATCCAAGATAGCCAATCTGTCACAGGGTACGTTCGTCGGCAGCGTCGCCGACAACTTCGGCGAGGAGATAGACCAGAAGATCTTTCACTCGCGCATTATCGTTGACAGCGCAAGAGTGGCGGCAGAAACGAAAGCTTACAAGAAAATTCCTGTAATCAATGATTTTCTGGACGAGGATGGCAACGACATCATGCAGGAACAGATTGAAAGAAACTATTCTCAGATAAAGAATGATGTAGAGCAGATAATCGCCGACGAGATGGAACGCATTAAAAACGACCCGGAATTACAGCATCTGCTCCCGCCGGAGGATAACGGAGAAGGCGGGGAGAAATAA